A single window of uncultured Methanospirillum sp. DNA harbors:
- a CDS encoding arsenate reductase ArsC — MLIRYQGTDLSMVAPKKTVLFVCTHNSFRSQIAEGYLRAKFGDRYEAYSAGTEPTTLDPRAVLVMTEIGIDISGQTSKPLLDFFDKDIDIAVTVCDTASGACPMVPGAGVVFHQSFPDHGDCDPQTPECLNHLRDVRNNITGWIDQTFV; from the coding sequence ATGCTCATCAGGTATCAGGGGACAGATCTCAGCATGGTTGCACCCAAAAAAACCGTTCTGTTTGTCTGTACTCATAATTCATTCCGCTCCCAGATCGCTGAAGGGTATCTTCGTGCAAAGTTCGGGGATCGGTATGAAGCATACAGTGCAGGAACAGAGCCAACCACCCTTGATCCCAGGGCAGTCCTGGTGATGACAGAGATCGGCATTGACATATCTGGTCAAACTTCAAAGCCGCTCCTTGATTTCTTTGACAAAGACATTGATATCGCGGTCACTGTCTGTGACACTGCATCAGGTGCCTGTCCGATGGTGCCTGGTGCCGGGGTTGTCTTTCACCAGTCGTTCCCTGATCATGGCGACTGTGATCCCCAAACTCCGGAGTGCCTGAATCACCTTAGGGATGTCAGGAACAATATCACCGGATGGATAGATCAGACGTTTGTCTGA
- a CDS encoding 2-oxoacid:acceptor oxidoreductase subunit alpha codes for MDRSDVCLTLCIVTSIKRSGTEISQLEAEQLTEYSVLIGGKAGDGIAQAGQLIASIFSELGYYVYQYIDYPSLIRGGHNFCIIRAAEKPVFTHRTGVDLILALDQKTADLHTHNLTTQGTVIYDSPRVKAEGQALAIDEILTQYKGRSIMGNTAMVAGFCGCAGIPWNLVESVFRKKLLKETDLNLLIAREAYSRITRCINVQPVKGASPRPLLSGNEWIGLGLLAGGIDAYIAYPMTPSSGVLHFLASVADEAGIDVVHPESEIAVILMALGFAYAGKKAAVGTSGGGFCLMTEGLSLSGMAEVPIVIILSQRGGPSTGLPTYTAQSDLLFACHAGQGEFSRFIAAPATPNEAFRWAAEAVHLSWKLQIPAFILSDKTFSEGIYTPETEPEVRATVPLPAPAYPYKRYADTPDGISPILVPPCSGEVVKVNSYMHDYSGITSEDPEMTVAMVQKRLRKAEKLAAMTDQPGAVVCGGTPKAKIAILCWGSPRGVCSEVAEELGIRLVSPVVLSPFPAGEFRKAMQGVEKVVLVEDSSTGQLDKILAREGYRTDELILRYDGRPFAVEELLERVRRVAS; via the coding sequence ATGGATAGATCAGACGTTTGTCTGACGCTGTGTATCGTCACAAGTATAAAGAGATCAGGAACCGAGATCTCCCAGTTGGAGGCGGAACAATTGACAGAATACTCTGTCCTCATCGGGGGAAAAGCGGGAGACGGAATCGCACAGGCCGGTCAGTTGATAGCATCGATCTTCTCTGAACTGGGGTATTATGTCTATCAGTATATTGACTACCCGTCACTAATCAGAGGGGGACATAACTTCTGTATCATCAGGGCAGCAGAAAAACCGGTGTTCACCCACCGCACAGGTGTCGACTTGATCCTTGCCCTTGATCAGAAGACTGCTGATCTGCATACCCACAACCTGACAACCCAGGGAACTGTGATCTATGACAGTCCCAGGGTTAAGGCAGAAGGACAGGCACTTGCCATAGATGAGATCCTCACTCAGTACAAGGGGAGATCTATCATGGGGAACACAGCGATGGTGGCAGGATTCTGTGGATGTGCTGGTATTCCCTGGAACCTTGTTGAGTCTGTATTCAGAAAAAAACTGCTTAAGGAGACTGATCTCAATCTCCTGATCGCACGTGAAGCATACTCCAGAATCACCCGTTGTATCAATGTTCAACCGGTAAAAGGAGCCTCACCCCGTCCGCTTCTGTCAGGCAATGAATGGATAGGCCTTGGGCTTCTTGCCGGGGGTATCGATGCATATATCGCATACCCGATGACACCCTCATCCGGAGTCCTCCACTTTCTGGCCTCGGTGGCTGACGAGGCCGGGATTGATGTTGTCCATCCTGAAAGCGAGATCGCAGTCATCCTGATGGCGCTCGGATTTGCGTATGCAGGAAAGAAGGCTGCAGTAGGAACATCAGGGGGAGGATTTTGTCTGATGACTGAAGGTCTCTCGCTGTCAGGAATGGCAGAAGTTCCCATCGTCATTATCCTCTCTCAGAGAGGAGGGCCTTCTACAGGTCTTCCCACCTATACAGCACAGTCAGATCTCCTCTTCGCATGTCACGCAGGGCAGGGTGAGTTCTCAAGATTCATCGCTGCTCCTGCTACCCCCAATGAAGCCTTCAGGTGGGCAGCCGAGGCAGTACATCTTTCCTGGAAACTACAGATACCTGCATTCATCCTTTCAGATAAGACATTTTCAGAGGGGATCTACACTCCTGAAACCGAGCCGGAGGTCAGGGCGACCGTTCCGCTTCCAGCCCCTGCATACCCGTATAAGCGGTACGCAGACACCCCTGATGGCATATCCCCTATTCTTGTTCCGCCGTGTAGTGGAGAGGTGGTCAAGGTGAACAGTTACATGCATGACTATTCAGGGATCACTTCAGAGGATCCGGAGATGACCGTTGCCATGGTGCAAAAACGTCTCAGGAAAGCGGAAAAACTTGCAGCCATGACGGACCAGCCGGGAGCAGTCGTGTGTGGCGGAACGCCAAAGGCAAAGATCGCGATACTCTGTTGGGGATCTCCCCGTGGGGTATGCAGTGAGGTTGCAGAAGAACTTGGCATCAGGCTGGTCTCGCCGGTTGTACTCTCCCCGTTCCCCGCTGGTGAGTTCAGAAAGGCGATGCAGGGTGTTGAGAAGGTAGTCCTTGTAGAGGATAGTTCAACCGGCCAACTTGACAAAATTCTGGCTCGCGAAGGATATCGGACTGACGAACTGATCCTGCGGTATGACGGGAGGCCGTTTGCTGTCGAAGAACTCCTGGAGCGGGTTCGGAGGGTTGCATCATGA
- a CDS encoding flavodoxin family protein, which translates to MRVLAISGSPLKNGNTSRLINAIVSDLEKSGIADLKIREISLAGSTIRPCKSCRKCMKEGHCVLKSDDFSRIVRRMKKSDLIIIGSPVYFHDVNGQIKNLIDRSYSLWHERQLKGKKVIPVAVCAESGDDRAIETLKIWAQAQEMKIIRSVSGHGFKAGDIIRDESAMKLADEAVRAVAGEVKPGDAN; encoded by the coding sequence ATGCGAGTCCTTGCAATCTCGGGAAGTCCTCTGAAGAACGGAAACACCAGCAGACTGATCAACGCGATCGTCAGCGATCTTGAGAAGAGTGGTATTGCAGACCTGAAGATCAGGGAGATCTCCCTTGCAGGCAGTACAATCCGTCCATGTAAATCCTGCCGCAAGTGTATGAAAGAAGGCCACTGTGTCCTGAAGTCAGATGATTTCTCCAGGATCGTTCGCAGGATGAAGAAGAGCGATCTGATCATCATCGGCTCCCCGGTCTACTTCCATGATGTGAACGGGCAGATAAAGAACCTGATCGATCGGTCATACTCACTCTGGCATGAGCGGCAGCTGAAAGGCAAAAAGGTGATTCCTGTGGCGGTCTGCGCAGAGAGTGGCGATGATCGTGCGATTGAAACTCTCAAGATCTGGGCCCAGGCACAGGAGATGAAGATCATCAGATCTGTAAGCGGTCACGGATTCAAGGCAGGCGATATAATCAGGGATGAGTCAGCAATGAAACTTGCTGATGAGGCAGTGAGGGCGGTTGCCGGTGAGGTAAAACCCGGCGATGCCAACTGA